One window from the genome of Aeromonas sp. FDAARGOS 1405 encodes:
- a CDS encoding MATE family efflux transporter — MSAVDLGTAPLSRLFWRYVTPTVAAMLVTGIYVTIDGIFVGHILGQDGLAGLMLAYPICAVLYAVGALIGMGASALVSFHLGRGEQQKARHIVGNALVMVLLAAVLLAYVGIRHGDTMLAWMGAEGEIFSAGLAYLHWYAWLGGFAILSMAFTALLRNDGRPGLTTWILVGGGLLNVLLDYLLMAVIPWGLAGAAIATMLSQAVTGGLCLWHFFTPRSKLRIGWDTLMPNWRLMGETLRLGVSSFLMYLYLSVVLALHNKALLAVGTSLHVAAYGVISYTEAFFYLIFEGIAMGIQPIASFNAGAGNWLRVLRVRNLALTVTVAIALCGMVPLYLWPEAAVYLFAGDNAALLPVASLGIWLYFWGLPMEGLLLVGATYFQAINRARIASLLTGGKLVLIGGFLWGFSTLWGVPGVWLALPTCSSLLVLVMWRAMRRESGAHTLAG; from the coding sequence ATGTCAGCCGTTGATCTGGGCACTGCCCCGCTATCTCGCCTTTTCTGGCGTTACGTTACGCCGACTGTGGCCGCCATGCTGGTCACCGGCATCTATGTCACCATAGACGGCATCTTCGTCGGTCATATTCTGGGTCAGGACGGGCTGGCCGGTCTGATGCTCGCTTACCCGATTTGTGCCGTGCTCTATGCGGTCGGCGCCCTGATAGGCATGGGCGCATCGGCCCTGGTCTCCTTTCATCTGGGACGCGGCGAGCAGCAGAAGGCCCGCCATATTGTCGGCAATGCACTGGTGATGGTGCTGCTGGCCGCGGTGCTGCTTGCCTACGTCGGGATCCGTCATGGCGACACCATGCTGGCCTGGATGGGGGCCGAAGGAGAGATTTTTAGCGCCGGTCTGGCCTATCTGCACTGGTATGCCTGGCTCGGCGGTTTTGCCATTCTCTCCATGGCCTTTACCGCCTTGCTGCGCAATGACGGGCGCCCGGGGCTCACTACCTGGATCCTGGTCGGCGGCGGCCTGCTCAATGTGCTGCTTGACTATCTGCTGATGGCTGTTATTCCGTGGGGGCTGGCTGGTGCCGCCATCGCAACCATGCTCTCCCAGGCGGTGACCGGCGGGCTCTGTCTGTGGCACTTCTTTACCCCGCGCAGCAAGCTGCGGATTGGTTGGGATACCCTGATGCCAAACTGGCGGCTGATGGGGGAGACGCTGCGTCTCGGAGTGTCGAGCTTTCTGATGTACCTGTACCTCTCGGTGGTGCTGGCACTACACAACAAGGCACTGCTGGCCGTAGGCACCTCCCTGCATGTGGCTGCCTACGGGGTGATCAGTTATACCGAGGCGTTCTTCTATCTTATCTTTGAGGGGATCGCCATGGGCATTCAGCCTATCGCCAGCTTCAATGCGGGAGCAGGCAACTGGCTGCGGGTGTTGCGGGTACGCAATCTGGCACTGACCGTGACGGTGGCCATCGCGCTGTGCGGTATGGTACCGCTCTACCTCTGGCCGGAGGCGGCTGTTTATCTGTTTGCCGGCGACAACGCGGCTCTCTTGCCGGTGGCGAGCCTCGGGATCTGGCTCTACTTCTGGGGGCTGCCGATGGAGGGCTTGCTGCTGGTGGGGGCCACCTACTTTCAGGCCATCAATCGGGCCCGCATCGCCTCCCTGCTCACCGGCGGCAAGCTGGTGCTGATTGGCGGTTTCTTGTGGGGTTTCTCGACCCTGTGGGGCGTGCCCGGGGTCTGGCTGGCATTGCCAACGTGCAGCTCATTGCTGGTGTTGGTGATGTGGCGGGCGATGCGTCGGGAGTCCGGCGCCCACACGCTGGCCGGATAG
- a CDS encoding peptidoglycan DD-metalloendopeptidase family protein, producing the protein MRVVCCLLLLLASQSALAEGFISRLLNHPVPGGVAVIPLGASPTAPTARYHDKPVLVVREDNQWIAIVGISLKSTPGAQQLTTGDGRTLGFTVTPKHYREQHIKLKNSRQVNPLAEDMTRINRELAEQTRAYQTFSPNQPSNLLFDKPVNGPLSSPFGLRRFFNGEERNPHSGLDFAVDAGTPIKSPAAGKVILIGNYFFNGNTVFVDHGQGLISMFCHMSKIDVKLGQSLPRGGIVGRVGSTGRATGPHMHWNVSLNDTRVDPAIFIGAFKP; encoded by the coding sequence ATGAGAGTTGTGTGTTGTCTGTTGTTGTTACTGGCCAGCCAGTCGGCCTTGGCCGAGGGTTTTATCAGTCGCCTGCTCAACCATCCGGTACCAGGTGGCGTTGCGGTGATCCCTCTTGGCGCGTCACCCACTGCCCCCACGGCCCGCTATCACGACAAGCCCGTGCTGGTAGTGCGCGAAGACAACCAGTGGATCGCCATCGTCGGCATCTCTCTGAAAAGCACGCCCGGCGCCCAGCAACTGACCACAGGTGATGGCCGTACTCTCGGCTTCACCGTGACCCCCAAGCACTACCGCGAGCAGCACATCAAGCTCAAGAACAGCCGTCAGGTCAATCCGCTCGCCGAGGATATGACCCGCATCAACCGAGAGCTGGCGGAGCAGACCCGGGCTTACCAGACCTTCAGCCCCAACCAGCCGAGCAACCTGCTGTTCGACAAGCCGGTCAACGGCCCCCTCTCCAGCCCGTTTGGCCTGCGTCGTTTCTTCAATGGCGAGGAGCGCAATCCCCACTCCGGCCTCGACTTCGCCGTGGACGCCGGCACCCCGATCAAGTCCCCCGCCGCCGGCAAGGTGATCCTGATCGGCAACTACTTCTTCAATGGCAATACCGTCTTTGTCGACCACGGTCAGGGGCTCATCAGCATGTTCTGCCACATGTCGAAGATCGATGTGAAGCTCGGCCAGAGCCTGCCGCGTGGCGGCATCGTCGGGCGAGTCGGTTCGACCGGCCGCGCTACCGGCCCCCATATGCACTGGAACGTCAGCCTCAACGACACCCGGGTCGATCCCGCCATCTTTATCGGTGCCTTCAAGCCCTGA
- a CDS encoding BPSS1780 family membrane protein: MNGLPPLRTTPARYTTGRGWLWVRSGFDIFNKGMGISVAMVLVWFMVGMLLEQLPAGGLISQLLYMVWGAGWVAVAARGYRGEPLQFADLFAGFRHKLTPLMLGGLLVLLLFSLVGLVCLGLLSMWGLLPLLTQDPESMVVSASQLQQLLLVLLVGMLLIIPVLMGVTFAPALIYHHDIGIIQAVRLSFFGCWRNMWPFFWWGLLSAMLLLFGAVLLLVGLLVVIPALNYSIYVAYRDIFLDESAQPEAPHSEPFGFEA, from the coding sequence ATGAACGGATTACCCCCTTTGCGCACCACTCCGGCCCGGTACACGACAGGTCGTGGCTGGCTCTGGGTTCGCAGCGGGTTCGATATCTTCAACAAGGGTATGGGGATCAGCGTGGCCATGGTGTTGGTCTGGTTTATGGTGGGCATGCTGCTGGAGCAACTGCCGGCGGGTGGCCTTATCTCCCAGCTGCTCTACATGGTGTGGGGCGCGGGTTGGGTGGCGGTCGCCGCTCGGGGTTATCGGGGGGAGCCGCTGCAGTTTGCCGATCTCTTCGCCGGTTTTCGCCACAAGCTGACCCCGCTGATGCTAGGCGGTCTGCTGGTGTTGCTGCTGTTCAGCCTGGTGGGCCTCGTCTGTCTCGGTCTGCTCTCCATGTGGGGGCTGCTCCCGCTGCTGACGCAGGATCCCGAGAGCATGGTGGTCTCAGCCAGCCAGTTGCAACAACTGCTGCTGGTATTGCTGGTGGGTATGCTGCTTATCATTCCCGTGCTGATGGGGGTCACCTTTGCTCCGGCGCTGATCTACCACCACGATATCGGCATCATCCAGGCGGTACGGCTGAGCTTCTTCGGCTGCTGGCGCAATATGTGGCCCTTCTTCTGGTGGGGACTGCTCTCAGCCATGTTGTTGCTGTTTGGCGCTGTGCTGTTACTGGTAGGTCTGCTGGTGGTGATCCCGGCGCTCAACTACTCCATCTATGTGGCTTATCGGGATATTTTCCTCGACGAGAGTGCGCAGCCGGAAGCGCCGCACTCAGAACCATTCGGATTTGAAGCCTGA
- a CDS encoding LysR family transcriptional regulator, producing the protein MDRLTALQVFVSVVEQGSLSGAGEKLDMSRAMVSRYLAELESWMGARLLHRTTRRLSLTGPGEEALNRARAMLALGEEMEQIAVKGDDAPKGQLRITSSYSLSEALLVGAANDYLAQYPGTAIDILLLDRTINLVEERIDLAVRITNDLDPNLVARRLGTCHSVVCASPAYLARHPMPHKVQDLALHNCLTYTYFGKSLWEFNGPDGPESVPVSGNLSANISNLLLEATLEGAGISLQPRYSAQPYLERGELVPLLTDWQPKRLGVYGVYATRKQMSPLLRSFLDFLLARMAADPIWQE; encoded by the coding sequence ATGGATCGACTGACCGCATTGCAGGTCTTTGTCAGCGTAGTCGAACAGGGGAGCCTGAGCGGCGCCGGAGAGAAACTGGATATGTCGCGCGCCATGGTGTCGCGCTATCTGGCCGAGCTGGAGAGCTGGATGGGCGCCCGCCTGCTGCACCGCACCACCCGTCGTCTGAGTCTGACCGGACCGGGAGAGGAAGCGCTGAACCGGGCCCGCGCCATGCTGGCGCTCGGCGAAGAGATGGAGCAGATCGCCGTGAAGGGGGATGACGCCCCCAAGGGACAACTGCGGATCACCAGCAGCTACTCCCTGTCGGAAGCCTTGCTGGTCGGGGCTGCTAACGACTATCTGGCGCAATACCCGGGGACGGCCATCGACATTCTGCTGCTCGACAGAACCATCAATCTGGTGGAGGAGCGGATCGATCTGGCGGTGCGCATCACCAACGACCTCGACCCCAATCTGGTGGCGCGTCGTCTCGGCACCTGCCACTCGGTAGTCTGTGCCAGCCCGGCCTATCTGGCCCGTCATCCAATGCCACACAAGGTGCAGGATTTGGCGCTGCACAACTGCCTCACCTACACCTACTTTGGCAAGAGCCTGTGGGAGTTCAATGGACCGGACGGTCCCGAGTCAGTGCCGGTCAGCGGTAACCTGAGCGCCAATATCTCCAACCTGCTTCTGGAAGCAACGCTTGAAGGTGCCGGGATCAGCCTGCAACCCCGCTACTCGGCACAACCCTATCTGGAGCGTGGGGAACTGGTGCCCCTGCTGACCGACTGGCAACCCAAGCGCCTCGGGGTCTACGGGGTGTATGCCACCCGCAAGCAGATGTCGCCACTGCTGCGCAGCTTCCTCGATTTTCTGCTGGCCCGCATGGCGGCGGATCCCATCTGGCAGGAGTAA
- a CDS encoding Vmh family MBL fold metallo-hydrolase: protein MNNTLIRNLTLATTLLSGAALAAPLSVTVYNPGEKAIFPVSSSLVTGDKEAILIDAQFDVQNGQALVDMIKKSGKKLTTVYISAGDPDFYFGLEPVMAAFPDVKVLADQHVVDHINKTKDAKLSYWSPILGKGAPKSLTVPQVMTASHLTLDGEKIEIKEMNTPNAYLWAPSIKTAFGGVPVYHGVHVWMADSQTKAARSNWVKALDNLLALKPERVVPGHFLGTAPKGTAAVTFTRDYVERFEQELAKAKNSGELIEALKKAYPALPVDDGLAIGAKVNTGEMKW from the coding sequence ATGAACAACACCCTGATCCGCAACTTGACTCTGGCGACCACCCTGTTGAGTGGCGCCGCACTGGCCGCCCCCCTGAGCGTGACCGTCTACAACCCTGGCGAGAAGGCGATCTTCCCGGTCTCCTCCTCACTGGTGACCGGTGACAAAGAGGCCATCCTGATCGATGCCCAGTTCGACGTGCAAAATGGTCAGGCGCTGGTCGACATGATCAAGAAGAGCGGCAAGAAGCTGACCACTGTCTATATCAGTGCCGGTGACCCCGACTTCTACTTCGGTCTGGAGCCGGTCATGGCGGCGTTCCCGGATGTCAAAGTGCTGGCCGACCAGCATGTGGTTGACCATATCAACAAGACCAAGGATGCCAAGCTGAGCTACTGGAGCCCGATCCTCGGCAAGGGTGCACCGAAGAGCCTGACCGTGCCGCAAGTGATGACCGCCAGCCACCTGACGCTGGATGGCGAGAAGATTGAAATCAAAGAGATGAATACCCCGAATGCCTACCTCTGGGCCCCTTCCATCAAGACTGCTTTTGGTGGTGTGCCGGTCTACCACGGGGTGCATGTCTGGATGGCCGACAGCCAGACCAAAGCGGCTCGCAGCAACTGGGTCAAGGCGCTGGATAACCTGCTGGCCCTGAAACCCGAGCGTGTGGTACCGGGCCACTTCCTGGGCACTGCTCCCAAAGGCACTGCTGCTGTGACCTTTACCCGTGACTATGTAGAGCGTTTCGAACAGGAGCTGGCCAAGGCGAAAAACTCCGGTGAGCTGATTGAGGCTCTGAAGAAAGCCTATCCGGCACTGCCGGTTGACGATGGTCTGGCCATCGGTGCCAAGGTCAATACCGGCGAGATGAAGTGGTAA
- a CDS encoding DsbA family protein, which produces MKMSEQQTTLHYVYDPLCGWCYGAAPLLQAAATIAGLKIELHAGGLWLGSRRQPMGEALRDYVRPHDQRIEALTGQHFGERYFNELLLREGCLLDSEPPIRAVLAVTALGGDGLAMLHRIQQSHYRDGIWIGEPAFLATLAAEQGVSEDAFQQAYLQAPLLQHLADSQGWMKRLGGQGYPTLGLMHKGRVTPVRVADFLGEPDALSTHLLALMT; this is translated from the coding sequence ATGAAGATGAGCGAACAACAAACCACCCTCCATTATGTCTATGACCCGCTCTGTGGCTGGTGCTACGGTGCCGCCCCCCTGTTGCAGGCGGCAGCCACCATTGCTGGGCTCAAGATCGAGCTGCATGCGGGCGGTCTCTGGCTGGGTAGTCGCCGTCAGCCTATGGGCGAGGCATTGCGTGATTATGTGCGCCCCCATGATCAGCGGATCGAGGCGCTGACCGGCCAGCATTTTGGCGAGCGCTACTTTAACGAACTGCTGCTGCGCGAAGGGTGTCTGCTGGACTCCGAGCCGCCGATCCGTGCGGTTTTGGCCGTCACGGCCTTGGGGGGGGATGGGTTGGCCATGTTGCACCGGATCCAGCAATCCCACTATCGGGACGGGATCTGGATTGGTGAGCCGGCATTTCTCGCCACGCTGGCGGCAGAGCAGGGGGTCAGTGAAGACGCGTTCCAGCAAGCCTATCTGCAGGCCCCATTGCTGCAACATCTGGCAGATAGCCAGGGCTGGATGAAACGGCTGGGTGGTCAGGGTTATCCCACCCTTGGGCTGATGCACAAGGGGCGGGTCACGCCTGTACGGGTTGCCGATTTTCTGGGGGAGCCGGATGCTCTGAGCACGCATCTGCTGGCTCTAATGACATGA
- a CDS encoding methyl-accepting chemotaxis protein — MFKNMSIGQKLSAGFAILALLVLGLAWFSISQLAKLYGDTETITGNLLPSTRLASQMHVAVLDARRSELAQVIGGLNKDEQEVSDRTLTFNKAKQEFEQAAQKYGALPFTTGEEKQVYEQVVAAGAKYFSVHDQLLNAFAAGDLDKVRSLRKNETRAALEEVGAKSYRLREINNEIADEMVKDIAAMYSNARTMSIIVSLVTLAFVVVIAWLLTAQIRNPVMALLEQTRRVSSGDLTSRIDMQQFNNDELGTLAKGFGEMQTNLRTLVSEVSGSVVQLSSATEEMSSVARQSAANMSAQQHELNQLATAMNEMQATVQEVSRNTSDAASAATSASETAEIGAKTVNDSILRIERVAGAIESTAVVIRQLGDDSRNIGMVLEVIRGIAEQTNLLALNAAIEAARAGEQGRGFAVVADEVRTLAKRTQDSTSQINTIIAELQQRAEQAGSTMQQSQELMNTTVATAREAGESISQISGSVSSISHMNIQIATATEEQGAVSEELNRNVVNISHASEEVAAGATQMAQACNELNHLASQLQDMVRRFRV; from the coding sequence ATGTTCAAAAACATGTCCATCGGCCAGAAACTGAGTGCCGGATTTGCCATCCTGGCCTTGTTGGTACTGGGCTTGGCCTGGTTTTCAATCAGCCAGCTGGCAAAGCTCTATGGTGATACCGAAACCATCACGGGTAATTTACTGCCTTCTACTCGTCTGGCGAGCCAGATGCATGTTGCCGTGCTGGATGCGCGTCGTTCAGAGTTGGCCCAGGTCATCGGTGGCCTGAACAAGGATGAGCAAGAGGTAAGCGATCGCACCCTGACCTTCAATAAGGCCAAGCAGGAATTTGAGCAAGCAGCCCAAAAATATGGTGCTTTACCTTTCACTACTGGTGAAGAGAAGCAGGTTTATGAGCAGGTGGTTGCGGCGGGGGCCAAGTATTTTTCGGTACATGACCAGCTGTTAAATGCCTTTGCTGCTGGCGATCTGGATAAAGTCAGAAGTCTGCGCAAAAACGAGACTCGTGCCGCATTGGAAGAGGTTGGTGCCAAGTCTTATCGTTTGCGGGAGATCAATAACGAGATTGCCGATGAGATGGTGAAAGACATTGCGGCCATGTATAGCAATGCCAGAACCATGAGCATTATTGTCAGCCTGGTGACGCTGGCTTTTGTGGTGGTGATTGCCTGGCTGTTGACCGCCCAGATCCGCAATCCGGTGATGGCCCTGCTGGAGCAGACCCGCCGTGTCTCCTCCGGTGATCTTACCTCCCGCATCGATATGCAACAGTTCAACAATGATGAACTGGGGACTCTTGCCAAAGGGTTTGGCGAGATGCAGACCAATTTGCGTACCCTGGTCAGTGAAGTCTCGGGCTCAGTGGTGCAACTGAGTTCGGCCACCGAAGAGATGAGCTCGGTAGCAAGGCAGTCAGCGGCCAACATGAGTGCCCAGCAGCATGAACTTAATCAGCTGGCAACCGCGATGAACGAGATGCAGGCTACGGTTCAGGAGGTTTCTCGCAACACTAGCGATGCCGCCAGTGCCGCCACCTCGGCCAGCGAAACCGCAGAGATTGGGGCCAAGACTGTTAATGACTCTATTTTGCGCATCGAGCGGGTAGCGGGGGCCATCGAGAGCACTGCAGTGGTGATCCGCCAACTGGGCGATGATAGCCGCAATATCGGCATGGTGCTGGAGGTGATCCGCGGCATTGCCGAACAGACCAATCTGCTGGCATTGAACGCGGCGATTGAAGCGGCCCGGGCCGGTGAGCAGGGACGGGGTTTTGCGGTGGTGGCTGATGAGGTGCGTACTCTGGCCAAACGAACCCAGGACTCCACCTCCCAGATCAATACCATCATTGCCGAGTTGCAGCAGCGTGCCGAACAGGCGGGCAGTACCATGCAACAGAGTCAGGAGCTGATGAACACCACGGTAGCTACCGCTCGGGAAGCGGGCGAGTCCATTTCCCAGATCAGTGGCTCGGTCAGCAGCATCTCCCACATGAACATCCAGATTGCGACAGCCACCGAAGAGCAGGGGGCGGTGAGTGAGGAGCTCAACCGCAACGTGGTCAATATCAGCCACGCCTCCGAAGAGGTGGCCGCCGGTGCCACCCAGATGGCTCAAGCTTGCAATGAGTTGAACCATCTGGCCAGCCAGTTGCAGGATATGGTGCGCCGTTTCAGGGTGTAA
- the oxyR gene encoding DNA-binding transcriptional regulator OxyR, whose product MNLRDLEYLVALDEEKHFRKAAERCFVSQPTLSGQLRKLEDELGVILIERTSRKVLFTPAGDAMAHQARRVLKEVRELKSIGQHFSEPMSGEIHIGFIPTVGPYLLPRIIQTLREHFPQLEFYLYEEQTQTLLKRLEEGELDCVILAEMPGMEGFGSIQLYHEPMWLAVPCHHPEAQARQVPLGNLKGKKLLMLADGHCLREQAMGFCFAGGIGEDQRFKGTSLETLRNMVAAGSGMTLVPKLAVPADHDEGGVSYRPVVDPVPGRTISLLYRHYSVRRPCFNELAATIATLMRKQLAQ is encoded by the coding sequence ATGAATCTTCGCGATCTCGAATATCTGGTGGCGCTGGATGAGGAAAAACATTTTCGCAAAGCCGCTGAACGCTGCTTTGTCAGTCAACCCACCCTGAGCGGCCAGCTGCGCAAGCTGGAGGATGAACTCGGGGTCATTTTGATCGAACGTACCTCGCGCAAGGTGCTGTTTACCCCGGCTGGCGATGCCATGGCCCATCAGGCTCGTCGGGTGCTCAAGGAGGTGCGCGAGCTCAAGAGCATCGGTCAGCACTTCTCCGAGCCGATGTCCGGGGAGATCCATATCGGTTTTATTCCGACCGTGGGCCCCTACCTGTTGCCCCGCATTATCCAGACCCTGCGTGAGCATTTTCCCCAGCTGGAGTTCTATCTCTATGAGGAGCAGACCCAAACCCTGCTCAAACGGCTGGAAGAGGGGGAGCTGGATTGCGTCATTCTGGCCGAGATGCCGGGGATGGAGGGGTTTGGTTCAATCCAGCTCTACCACGAGCCGATGTGGTTGGCTGTGCCTTGCCATCACCCCGAAGCACAGGCCAGACAGGTGCCACTCGGCAATCTCAAGGGCAAGAAATTGCTGATGCTGGCCGATGGCCACTGTTTGCGGGAGCAGGCGATGGGATTCTGTTTCGCCGGCGGGATAGGTGAGGATCAACGCTTCAAGGGGACCAGTCTCGAGACCCTGCGCAACATGGTAGCTGCCGGTAGCGGCATGACTCTGGTACCAAAGCTGGCCGTACCTGCCGATCATGATGAGGGAGGAGTCAGTTATCGACCCGTGGTCGACCCGGTGCCAGGGCGGACTATCTCGCTGCTCTATCGCCACTACTCGGTGCGTCGCCCTTGTTTCAACGAGTTGGCGGCCACGATCGCTACATTGATGCGCAAGCAGTTGGCCCAATAA
- a CDS encoding penicillin-binding protein 1A, producing the protein MLKWLVRLFIVMMLGAVLGVASLIGIYFYIKPQLPDVTALRDVKLATPMRVYSRDGELIAQYGEIRRIPLRLDEIPQPMIDAVLATEDARFYEHPGIDPIGIIRAASVWAVSGHARQGASTITQQVARNFFLSNEKTIIRKIKEVFLAWRIEQNLSKDEILELYLNKIPLGYRSFGIGAAAQVYFGKEVKDLGLDEIAIIAGLPKAPSMLNPIRSPERAFARRNVVLGRMLETGKITQAQFDEASKMPIKARFHGAEVTLHAPYLGEMVRQKMVEQFGEDAYTMGLHVYTTVSAERQRAARQALLDGVFAYDMRHGYRGPTAQLWKAGESAWDYEQIVAHLGKQPTYDPLMAAVVTKLGDRSATLVLKNGKEAELGWNGIKWARSFITDDRQSYAPKSARDVLKVGAQIWVREEGEELLLSQIPDVNAALVAMNPKNGALEALVGGFSFELSKFNRVDQARRQIGSNIKPFLYATALEHGYTLASLINDAPINQWDPSKGPMWQPKNSPAVYDGPTPLRLGLAKSKNVMSVRLMRAIGLDTYIEGLTRFGFPRDFISPHESLALGAAEFTPLEVVRGYSVLANGGFLVTPYFIDKVTDSLENTLYQANPAIACSNCEQQTASEQSTQSQPTVDGTAQDGSQTPLAPLIAPHTISAQSAFLITDTLSTAIWGGNGWRGTGWRAARDLKRHDISGKTGTTNESRDAWFSGYTPDIVATSWIGFDNHQRGLGRAEFGGGAAQPIWIDFMKVALKKLPEHKMPVPEGIMTVKIDSETGLLATSGGTDEYFKEGTEPTRYAAPSSDGNQVYGGDNPDMEGPVSTDDIF; encoded by the coding sequence ATGCTGAAATGGCTCGTTCGCCTGTTTATTGTCATGATGCTGGGTGCTGTGCTGGGTGTTGCCAGCCTCATCGGTATCTACTTCTATATCAAACCCCAACTGCCCGATGTCACCGCACTGCGTGATGTCAAACTGGCAACCCCGATGAGGGTCTACAGCCGAGATGGGGAGTTGATCGCCCAATATGGCGAAATCCGTCGCATTCCGTTGCGCCTGGATGAAATCCCCCAACCAATGATCGATGCCGTACTGGCAACCGAAGATGCCCGCTTCTACGAGCACCCCGGCATTGACCCCATCGGCATCATTCGCGCCGCCTCCGTCTGGGCCGTATCAGGTCATGCCCGTCAGGGTGCCAGCACCATTACCCAGCAGGTTGCCCGCAACTTCTTCCTGAGCAATGAGAAAACCATCATCCGCAAGATCAAGGAGGTCTTCCTGGCCTGGCGGATCGAGCAGAATCTCTCAAAAGACGAGATCCTCGAACTGTACCTCAACAAGATTCCTCTCGGTTATCGCTCCTTCGGGATCGGTGCTGCGGCTCAGGTTTATTTTGGTAAAGAGGTCAAGGATCTGGGGCTGGACGAGATCGCCATCATTGCCGGTCTGCCCAAAGCCCCCTCCATGCTCAACCCCATCCGCTCCCCCGAACGCGCCTTTGCTCGCCGCAACGTTGTGCTGGGCCGGATGCTGGAGACCGGCAAGATCACCCAGGCCCAATTTGACGAAGCCTCCAAAATGCCGATCAAGGCCCGTTTTCACGGCGCCGAAGTGACCCTGCACGCCCCCTATCTGGGGGAAATGGTTCGCCAGAAGATGGTCGAGCAGTTCGGTGAAGATGCCTACACCATGGGCCTGCACGTCTATACTACCGTCTCTGCCGAACGCCAGCGGGCGGCCAGACAGGCGCTGCTGGATGGCGTCTTTGCCTACGATATGCGTCACGGCTATCGTGGCCCGACGGCTCAGTTGTGGAAGGCTGGTGAGTCAGCCTGGGATTACGAGCAGATCGTGGCCCACCTTGGCAAGCAGCCCACTTATGATCCGCTGATGGCGGCCGTAGTTACCAAGCTCGGTGACCGGAGCGCAACGCTGGTACTGAAAAATGGCAAGGAAGCAGAGCTCGGCTGGAACGGCATTAAATGGGCCCGCTCCTTTATTACCGACGACCGTCAGAGCTATGCCCCGAAATCGGCGCGCGATGTACTGAAAGTCGGCGCCCAGATCTGGGTGCGGGAAGAGGGCGAAGAGTTGCTGCTGTCCCAAATCCCGGACGTCAACGCCGCGCTGGTTGCCATGAACCCGAAAAATGGGGCACTGGAAGCACTGGTCGGGGGGTTCAGCTTTGAGCTCTCCAAATTCAACCGGGTCGATCAAGCTCGTCGCCAGATTGGTTCCAATATCAAGCCTTTCCTTTATGCGACCGCGCTGGAGCACGGCTATACCTTGGCGTCGCTCATCAACGATGCGCCGATCAACCAGTGGGATCCGTCAAAAGGGCCCATGTGGCAGCCCAAGAACTCCCCGGCCGTTTATGATGGTCCCACCCCGCTGCGTCTGGGTCTGGCCAAGTCCAAGAACGTGATGTCGGTTCGACTGATGCGCGCCATCGGTCTGGATACCTATATAGAGGGTCTGACCCGCTTTGGCTTCCCTCGCGACTTCATCTCTCCCCATGAGTCGCTGGCACTGGGCGCTGCCGAATTCACCCCCCTCGAGGTGGTACGTGGTTACTCGGTACTGGCCAACGGTGGCTTCCTGGTGACACCATATTTCATCGACAAAGTGACCGACAGCCTGGAGAACACCCTCTATCAGGCCAATCCCGCCATCGCCTGCAGCAATTGCGAACAGCAGACGGCGTCCGAACAGAGCACACAGTCACAGCCAACTGTTGATGGTACAGCACAAGATGGCTCTCAGACTCCTCTCGCACCGCTCATAGCCCCGCATACCATAAGTGCCCAGAGCGCATTCCTGATCACCGACACCCTGAGCACAGCCATCTGGGGTGGCAACGGCTGGCGTGGTACCGGCTGGCGTGCAGCCCGCGACCTGAAGCGTCACGACATCTCCGGTAAAACCGGTACCACCAACGAATCGCGGGATGCCTGGTTCTCCGGCTACACCCCGGACATAGTCGCTACTTCCTGGATCGGTTTTGACAACCACCAACGTGGCCTTGGTCGTGCCGAATTTGGTGGTGGCGCCGCACAGCCTATCTGGATCGACTTCATGAAAGTCGCTCTCAAAAAGCTACCGGAGCACAAGATGCCGGTTCCCGAGGGGATCATGACGGTGAAGATTGACAGCGAAACAGGCCTGCTGGCGACCAGTGGTGGCACCGACGAATACTTCAAGGAAGGTACTGAGCCGACCCGTTACGCTGCGCCCAGCTCGGACGGCAATCAGGTCTACGGCGGCGACAACCCCGATATGGAAGGGCCTGTCTCTACCGACGATATCTTCTAG